A region of the Clavelina lepadiformis chromosome 9, kaClaLepa1.1, whole genome shotgun sequence genome:
TTCGTCACGCTTTCCCATCTGGTCGTCATATCATACCATGTACCGTAGTTGTGTTGGAATAATTTGGAGCGGCACCGCGGAAGTATTCCTTGGGATTTAAAAAGGGGCGTTTACGACCCTACTACACTCTACTTCACGGACACAATACTGAATACACCAATTAAGGCGAAAAATATACCAGATATTTTCTTGCCTTTTTAGAGCGTTGACCTATGACCAAAGTTTTATTCGATAAAACTTAACTGTATTAGTAATAACTTTATTGTTGGACTGGCAATTTGGCACATATTATTTAAGGAAAacagtattttattttctcgACCGCGAATATGAAACAGATGGAATGGAGAATATAATATGAAAGTCGCCATATGGCGCACATAAAAGCACTAATGCAGTTATATTTTAATATCATATGCCCTGGTTAAATATTCTGAAAAAGAAACGTATAAATAATTGATTATAATCTACTGGCGAAGATGGCGACAAATGCTCTAATTTTTAAATCGGTTTAACAAAATTTCTCATTTTTATACTCTTTTGCTGTTATAAAGCttatttatgacgtaaaactgacctcatttctagattaaaaaaccCGGGATAAAGCTTTGAGGTATAAAGACCGCCCGCCAGCGAAAAGAAGCTGTCTTAGTCTAATCTCTTATTTATTCAATAAAACGCGGTATTGATGGATGGGTTATATCTATAGGAGAAGTGCATATTAACACGGATAGAAAATAGTATGGTGATGGGCTTATCATCGTACCATTTTCACAGCTTATTGACTCTCTCTTTTTCACTAACTTTCTCCGACTGGGTACGAAATACTCGACCGATTACTTGAGTGTAACCACTAATCTTTGTCTGTACAACTGTCGCTTTCAAACCGATTGCTGGCAGTGTGTAATCAAACAGTTTCAAGCTTAGATAATTAGCATAATAATTTATACTTTTCTgaagcaaaaaaatataatttgacAGTTAGTTGTTTAACATGGAGTTTTGTACTCGGACTGATTTACGTAAATTCGACTTCAAAGTTACCACGGTTGGAATCTAACTGACTAGTAAGCCAGGTTTTCTCAGAACTTAAATGACCGTGACGAGGGAGGTGTGAAAAAAAGTATTGAAgttacatattttttacttgtCAGTAGCACGAGGACTGATGGCTAGCTGTGAGAACTTAGCCTGGTAAGGTCAAGAATAGAAAATGCATTGCATTTTAAAAGCATACGTTGTATATACGATTAGAAGAGAACTCTGCTACTGTGTGTATGGGATAATCTGCATCGATCGATTTTCTACAGAGTAAGATATAGTTATACAAATTGAGTTCAAATAGTTTAACAATCAATTACGACTACGAAGCGTCACCAACGGTTATCATGTGTGAAAGGTCTTTAATATATATAGAtctaataattatttttaaattgaaatttcaCTCAATCTTTTAGTTGCTTAAGCAAATTTATCTGCTTTTACCGTTTAAGTTTCCATTAATAGCAATTACACAGCGCATTAAATTTACCTGTGCCACCCTTTTTACCTGCAGGAGTATGACTCAAAACTAGTTTGCTTTCCTTGGGCACGTGATGTGTAAATAGAGCCGGCCCAGATACAACAAATCGATCAGCTTACAGTCACACCACCACTTAAGCACATAAAAACCGGCGACGCCACTACAACGACAAAATACCCTCTTCCGCCGCTTCTCTCGGCCTTATGTAACCTTGGGTGGGGCCACTTCAGCCGAAGTTACAATACTATCACGTGAATGAATGGAAAAGTGCGTTAAAACCGCCAACTTTCTCTATTATTTTAGAACGATTTAGCTTCGACAAAAGCCGAGTAAAGCTAACAATGGCCAACGGATAATAAAAATCGATTGTGGCACTTTTCGCCTTTAATAGGCcgacaacaaaagaaaaacttttgaatcaaGACTACGAGTGGGCCAGGAGAAATCGCCATCTACACAACATGCGTAACTTAATACATTCCGACGGAAACCTTTGGCCATGTAGTAAAATTCCAGCTTATGTTTTGGCGTATTTATAGCACGCTTTGAATGGTGTGTTTTGTCAGTCATCTTGAGGTTAAAGTCCTAAATCAATATGAATTTTCAGAGCAAAACTGACCGCAAGTCAAAACAGATTCTCAAACCTGAATCAACAAACAGGGCGTCCTCTAGATTTGAAGATTTAAGCCTTTTAAGGGATGTGATTAGCATGCTTGAGTCATAGGATAGAAATTGATTGCTGGTGCTGGTTGTGCCTACGCACATATTATAATGTGGCTTCGCCTTTAACTTGATAATTTGAGAATCTCGAACAGAccaaatagttttaaaaatggtaaaaaaatgtgaaaaatgaaaaaaacttttacagcCAATGTTTGCGTCTACGCGCGTAATGTGTTTAACTTTCAGAATTTCAGTATTTCCTCAAGTGTAGCAGTATAGTGGCGAATGATGCATCTTGACTAAAACGGGACAGTATGCTCTTAAAATGATACGTTTCCAGCTTCAAACAGATTGCCTGACGTCATCTCAACGTTTGAGCCGTGTATTTACCTAGTTGTGACTTGTACGGAGCAGATTTATGATCCTTTCAGGATACTCTAGGTTAACAGTACAAATACTCTAAGATGAGTAAATGTGTAGCTGGGCAAACTGAAGGGTTAGAAGTCATTTGCCCATTATGTAAAGAATTATACGCTCTTCTACTTTGCTTGATAtggcaaatgtttatttataagGTATTGTAATTATAGGCCAATAAGGAGTTAGATTGATAAAGACAAATCGCTACTCGATTGCCTTTGAAGGTCCACTATCTGATTTCCAAACACGGATCGCATCAAAATGTTATAGGTAGCCTATTCGGGTATTTTCTGAGCTTTATAATACTATGTGTTCAGAACATGTTGTGATGATTATGGCAACAATGAATCAACACTCGTGACGTGTGTTACGAACACCACCACAATTTTACATGTTTCCAGATTGAATACCCAACATTTTGATGCGAACTGTCTCAAGGAATAGGCCGGAATTATAGATGTTAGGTTACCAGTAAGCATTTTCCTTCAACGAGACGAACAGCTTTGACTATAGACGGCGTTAGAAACTaaagtcaatttttaaattttgtggttTAAAACAGCCGCCAAGTCGGGTTGGACAATTTAATGGTGGTTAATGTTGCATATCCTCTGCTCAGAAATATGCTACCTGCGGATTTTTCAGCGGCCTGGGTTTTTAAGTGTTATAGGATTTCACAAATGGTTCACAAACAAAGTGAGTAATGTAATAAAAGTTCCGTGCTTTTTCTATTATATATAAATAGCACCACCACTAGCAACGCTCTAGAACTAGGTCTTATATTGGCGTAAAAGGACTTTTAGCTGTCAGTCGGTCTACTATCCAAGGAATGCTATTTTCTATGCTTCTTTATATTCTTTTACGTTTTTGACgtaatttccaaaaattttaatgcatttaagTTGTCAACAAGAAAAGTCATTGACAATCTTCTACTGAACGCATCCTTTATGACTCTATCAGCCTAATTGTCCAGAATAGGGTTTAAGggattgtattttatttgttacatCCTACTGCACACATTCACTAAAATATAATCTCTCTGACCTTTTTATCATTGTGCAGCTTTGCCAACATAATGTTACAAATAAGGTTACGTTTGTATGTCCTAACCGGGCTAGTGGCTTTAAGTTTTTGGTCCGCACACATTGTACGTTGTGAGGAGAAATCTGTAAGTGCGTCACAATCTATCGATTTTAATGTTCCTTTTAACCTGGAGGCATCCAAGGCCATGTCCAAGACGAGTTTCGTTCGGAAAAAGCgttcaacacaaaaaagttGTATGTCAGATGTATCCCTATGCCGATGTAGACACAAAAGCACCGTGATATGCACAAAGACCAATTGCCTTCAGCGATTACCTACCACCAACATGACTGCGGAACAAGGCGCACGAATCCGCAATATCGTCGTGTCAAGGTAAGACCGCGTAGATCACAAGATCAACACGTCATTTTTTTATCGTAACTTGTTCTTGATTTCGAACTTGCTTTCTGGTTTTTACTGTTCACATTGGTACTTATGACTTTAAAGGTTTAACGTAAACTTATTTTACTGAAATTACAAACCAATTAAGTTTGATAAGTCAATTTAAGGCAAACGTCGTATGATTTTACCAAAGAACCTAATGATTAATTCATTCTTGTTTCTTGAATCAATATTGACAGTACAAAACTTCTTGGTTTGCAGACAAGCCGATTTCAGAGTAATTAAGCCGGGAGACctaaaagttttaagaaaCCTGCGCAGTGCTCGTTTTTTCAGCAACGGGATCTACGCGATTGCTCACAGCGCGTTTGAGTCGACGCCTGATTTGGAAAGGTAAGGTGTACAGTTATATGTAAGTTACAAAACTCATAACAACTTGTGCTTTGACATACATAACAATGACCAATTTCGTATGATTAGGCTCGTATAGGCCACAGAAACATAATGATGATATTGCAtttcaattttcaacttaTCTATCAAACATACCGCCACAAGGCTTATTTTTCTGCGTAGGCTAGATTTACATCACAATGAACTGAGTTCTTTCCCACGCGCAATATCTCGCTTATCGAAGTTACGCAAACTGAATTTGGGAGGAAATAAGATCGTGTCAATCCATCCTGGGTCCTTTGATAACAATCCTCTTCTTGAGCAACTTGTTCTCAGAAGAAACCGACTAGAAACCTTTCCCGGAAGTCTACCGAGTACCTTATTGAAGCTATCCATTGGCCAAAACATGATCTCGTCAGCTGGAGACATTCGCTACCTCGAACGGTTAAAGATTTTAAGGTTGGATTCAAATAGGTTCACGGAGATTAGAAGCAATGCTTTACCTACGTCACTACGAGAACTTACGATGTGCAACAACCAGCTTTCAAGTCGCCGGTACCTTTCGGTTGACAACTTGAAGCAACTGCGCCGTTTGCGGTTGGCGGGAAATTCAAACTTACAGCGAATCACAAAGCACACTTTTTTCCGGATGGCAAGTAGACTACGAGAACTTGATCTCAGACAGTCACATGTCGTATCAATTGAAGGAGacgctttttcttttttcccaAGACTTGAGACGCTTGAGCTTGGGGGCAATGAACTTTCCGAATTCCAGTCGGATTGGTTCTCATACAGCAAGCGATTGCGTGGAATTTCCTTATCGGGCAATCCTTGGAATTGTGATTGTGATTTCTTGAACCAACTGAACAAGTTCACTGAGAAGATTAAGAAatttattgcaacaaaaagaaaatccAGGCTTATAAGGCAAGACATTTAAGATGATTTAAGATTGTCTTCAGTTACATTGCAATTATACTGAAAAAAATGTCTTGTATAGAATAGTATATAAATAATCACTTCAATGCCTAAATGTATAGGTAATTAGGTATAAACTAAtttaattcataaaaaaacTGTATACAATGGAAAAAATTATCCCAAGTCAAGACTAAAGTGTTATATAAAACTCTAAGTGTTATAAATTAATCGCAATTCAATTTTATCTCAACGTCGTACGTTTTCAGTAGAAATATTATCTAAAGCAAACAACCCATACATTATATTAAACAGTGGCTATAGTGACTGGTAAAAACTACACGTGTATATGTAACACGAGGTACATAACGAAAATGTCTCCAACATTCATAGATGCTAAATCGCTCGTAGGTATATAGGCCTCTCTTTCATGACTACTATATGGCATTAATATAAGGCGTAActtcttttgtattttctgTAAAACGAAAACTTTCGTCAGTTTTCACGCTTCACCTccgtttaaaatgttttcttcaaCCAAGCATATAGAGTTATAGACAACTATAAAACTAGCAATACCTTTGAAAACAGCTTATCTTTATTTATAGGAAAAACGAGTTGTCCGACGATTTCTCTCAGATTCAATGTGAAAAGCTTTCAGTGGAATTTACTGTGAAAAAAGGTAATTTCCCTGTTTACCTATACCATTGCAAAATCGACGTCTCGTTTTATGCGCTGCTGCTGTACCATTGATTCGTGGACTGTTTTTTTGGTCGTGTAAATTAATCGACAATTAACTGATGATTGACCTTAATTTACAAGTATATAGTATGGCTTAAATCCTGTCGAAAACTGTTAAAGAACTTTTTCATTTACAGACTGGAAATCCGAACTAAACCGCAACTTAAGTACTATAAATAGTTCTCTTTGCAACAAGAACAAAAGTACTCCCTCCGTCTCAGCAGAAGTGGTGGATGCCGAGGAAGAATCATTGAAGAGGTGCACTGATCCGAGGACTGCCACAATATGTAATAACCGAGGAAATTGTGTCAATGGACAATGCGTCTGCATGTAAGTTTCCTGATCAGATTTAGTTCAGATTTAGTTGTTTTAGATTTATTTCCAAATttagtttgaaaataaattaatccgttgctttatcaaaactttattttcaaagGCAACGACCCGGCAGAAAACTTGATGGAAGATATTGTGAGTGTGACAATACGACCTGTTACAGAAGCAGTGGGAAAATCTGTAATGGTAAGAAAGGTTTTAACGTGTATCGTATTGATTTTCACTTAGGAATATACTGGAGCGAATCCAGAGCGGCTGATTAAGGCGGCCACCAAAATGTAAGAAAGTTGGATACTTTGGAAAgttgaaagttttaaattttaggtAGACAGACCTTTTCGCTGAAATCGTAATACAAAAGGATAATTTCGCTTCATGGTTTTCTGCGATATTGCATCTCACGCGCGGTTTCCACAATGTCTTGTCAATCTCTTGTTGGAAAATTTAAGGTTCAATTGTTCTTTGATACCGATGTAAACATTTTACCATAGCTATGAGGATCTACACTTTGTGACATTGACAATCCATAACCAATTGTATTAAAGAAACTAAAGCTGTCATTATATTACATTaacaaataacttttcaaCTTAGTAACTATAACGGCGACGCTTTAATGTGCTTGGCTCTTTGtgtcatttaaaatgttatataGCTTACTATGTTTTAaagcaggggttcccaacctttttatgttctcgtaccacttagccaccacgaatagtcaacacgtaccactattttcaaaacaactaattttatccaatattcgcacagcagcattgtattaataacaatgacagcagggagcaagatcgacaaaagtagcttactgagtgcagagaatttagtacggaaagaaataaaagtgttgttcgcatattttagcaactcaaaattaaattgttatactactatactgtatatcgcatgcaacggagagctgctcgcgtaccacctaaaaagctcccgcgtaccactagtggtacgcgtaccaccggttgggaacccctgttTTAAAGGTATTGTAGATTATATTTGCGCCAATTGAAATTcgcttgaaaatagttaatgGTCCGTTTTAACCGTCCGTCTACTGCACTGGTAAAGATCCCTCActtgcaagattttttcatttttcctgCACAAAGCTACATAGTGAGACAGGAGAATTATCACATAAACTTATTACTTGGAACCTAATTATGTAACTGCAACGCAGTTCCCAAAGTAAAATCTTGTTGCATTTCCTCCTATTTTCTTTTAATGTAGATAACTATAACTATCTAATAATACGAACAAGTTTACACAACTGCTTGTGAAAGTTGatgaaagttttgtgtttaaatgcTATTCTTATCATTCAGCTCACGGAACTTGTAACTGTGGTAATTGCGAATGCAATGACGGGTGGCAAGGACGAGCTTGTGAATGTACATTGGACACATCAGCTTGCTTTGATACAAGTCCAAATGCAATTGACAGCACACAGCCTTGCAATGGCAATGGTGAATGTGAATGCGGAGTCTGCAGTTGCTTTTCCGAGgtgaaaatggctttttcttATGTATATATTTACATCATCTActtttatgcattttatgACTAAATTATTTCACGGCAGTGTTTTTTTGTACAGTATCCCGGACAATACTGTCAAGTAAACTTGGCAACAACGACAACCTCTACGACTAGAAAGCCAACAACGACAACATCTACAACCAGAAAGCCAACAACGACAACATCTACGACCAGAAAGCCAACAACGACAACAACTACGACTAGAAAGCCAACAACGACAACAACTACGACTAGAAAGCCAACAACGACAACAACTACGACTAGAAAGCCAACAACGACAACAACTACGACTAGAAAGCCAACAACGACAACAACTACGACTAGAAAGCCAACAACGACAACAACTACGACTAGAAAGCCAACAACGACAACAACTACGACTAGAAAGCCAACAACGACAACAACTACGACCAGAAAGCCAACAACGACAACATCTACGACTAGAACCACAACAACTTTGTCAACGACCACCACAACTACTGAACCTTCTAGTATGTTGTATAACTGTATAGaactattatttttttttatagatGATGTTCACATTATACCACAGAATATAGGCCTTACAAGTTATTCGGTTCAGTTAGcaaacagtttttgtttttgttttgaatgaaATCTGGTAGTAAGCTGTTATAAACCTGACAGAATCAGATGTGATTATGCCACATTACGAAACGCTTCCAAGTTCCAGTGTTTTCATTAATACCGGtctataagttatataaaactatatcttttctttatttaaacGAATAAACGAATAAGAATGCTTGTTTGTCCCATGTTTAGGTATAGAGAGGGCTTGCACAGACGATGGCGTGGAATGCATGTTGCCTTTTCAATATCAAGGTGAAACTCACTACAAGTGCATTCCTTACTCCGTATATTCCTCTTACAACTGGTGTTATACGGATAAAGACGGCACTTGGGACTATTGTGGACAATGTCCTTCCACATGAAACTAAAATACGGTACTTACCACGAATCTTGTAACGTTTTAATTGGTCTTGTTGCATATTCTTGTTGCTGTTCTTTTCAGTTTAGGTTCAGGTTCCGGTATTTAGTTAACATTGTCTAGTTTTTTATTACTGTATGATATACTTTTGCATTCACATTATAGTCACTAACTCACTTTGACACTCataatatatactgtaatgGGACAAGGCTAATACACATGTAGTCTTTGTACAATTATGATAGGCCTAACTAAAATATAGTGTTTGCTGTGACACATAAGTATAAAGAGCAAATACCGAAAGAGTATAGCGTACTACTGCCCAGCTACAGTATG
Encoded here:
- the LOC143470465 gene encoding uncharacterized protein LOC143470465 — its product is MLQIRLRLYVLTGLVALSFWSAHIVRCEEKSVSASQSIDFNVPFNLEASKAMSKTSFVRKKRSTQKSCMSDVSLCRCRHKSTVICTKTNCLQRLPTTNMTAEQGARIRNIVVSRQADFRVIKPGDLKVLRNLRSARFFSNGIYAIAHSAFESTPDLERLDLHHNELSSFPRAISRLSKLRKLNLGGNKIVSIHPGSFDNNPLLEQLVLRRNRLETFPGSLPSTLLKLSIGQNMISSAGDIRYLERLKILRLDSNRFTEIRSNALPTSLRELTMCNNQLSSRRYLSVDNLKQLRRLRLAGNSNLQRITKHTFFRMASRLRELDLRQSHVVSIEGDAFSFFPRLETLELGGNELSEFQSDWFSYSKRLRGISLSGNPWNCDCDFLNQLNKFTEKIKKFIATKRKSRLIRKNELSDDFSQIQCEKLSVEFTVKKDWKSELNRNLSTINSSLCNKNKSTPSVSAEVVDAEEESLKRCTDPRTATICNNRGNCVNGQCVCMQRPGRKLDGRYCECDNTTCYRSSGKICNAHGTCNCGNCECNDGWQGRACECTLDTSACFDTSPNAIDSTQPCNGNGECECGVCSCFSEYPGQYCQVNLATTTTSTTRKPTTTTSTTRKPTTTTSTTRKPTTTTTTTRKPTTTTTTTRKPTTTTTTTRKPTTTTTTTRKPTTTTTTTRKPTTTTTTTRKPTTTTTTTRKPTTTTTTTRKPTTTTSTTRTTTTLSTTTTTTEPSSIERACTDDGVECMLPFQYQGETHYKCIPYSVYSSYNWCYTDKDGTWDYCGQCPST